A genomic segment from Neodiprion lecontei isolate iyNeoLeco1 chromosome 1, iyNeoLeco1.1, whole genome shotgun sequence encodes:
- the LOC107219391 gene encoding deoxynucleoside kinase isoform X1: protein MRNHATCQNFDGRKRCKVPPPSIAEYLRGNVYASTALLVSILAGKLFARMSASPNKNCKRLFTVCIEGNIGSGKTTFLNNFKANDNMLVLQEPVELWRDVGGTNLLEKMYKDPVRYGCLFQSYVQLTMLQLHTQKTNLPFKVMERSVYSARCFIENMKRTKMLEKVEIDILEQWHEWCIQRADIQTDLIVYLRTSPEVVYERMRTRARKEEDCVSLEYLRQVHDVHDDWLYNRSLFSVPAPVMVLDANKSVSEMMAEFEKCRRSIFENRDKLIMENKNMQKRRNVEPMSPLSPTKISVGSV from the exons ATGCGTAAT CATGCGACCTGTCAAAATTTCGACGGTAGAAAGAGATGTAAGGTTCCCCCACCATCTATTGCAGAATATTTACGCGGGAATGTTTACGCTTCTACCGCCCTTTTAGTCAG CATACTTGCAGGGAAACTTTTTGCAAGAATGAGTGCTTCACCCAATAAAAACTGCAAGCGGCTTTTCACGGTGTGTATAGAAGGCAATATCGGTAGTGGAAAAACcacatttttgaataatttcaaagcaaATGATAATATGCTGGTTCTCCAAGAACCAGTGGAACTTTGGCGCGACGTTGGTGGAACTAATTTGTTG gaaaaaatgtataaggATCCTGTTAGGTACGGTTGCCTATTCCAATCTTACGTTCAACTGACAATGCTTCAACTGCATACTCAGAAAACTAATCTACCTTTTAAAGTTATGGAAAGATCTGTATATAGCGCTCGCTGCTTCATTGAGAATATGAAACGTACCAAAATGTTGGAAAAGGTGGAAATAGATATTCTGGAACAGTGGCACGAATGGTGTATCCAGCGTGCTGACATTCAAACAGACTTGATAG TGTACTTACGAACATCTCCAGAAGTAGTTTATGAGCGGATGCGAACTCGGGCTCGTAAAGAAGAAGATTGCGTGTCATTAGAGTATTTACGACAAGTTCATGATGTACACGACGACTGGCTTTATAATCGGTCTCTATTTTCCGTACCTGCCCCAGTGATGGTTCTGGATGCAAACAAAAGTGTAAGTGAGATGATggcagaatttgaaaaatgcagACGCAGTATATTTGAAAACAGAGACAAATTAATcatggaaaacaaaaatatgcaAAAGAGAAGAAACGTCGAACCTATGTCGCCATTGTCACctacaaaaatttcagttgGTAGCGTCtag
- the LOC107219434 gene encoding protein immune deficiency: MSGITALARRLQCLTTDARPDPPRIIAEENLNVPPTEIKQKSVPATPEPDDTRNSTPEVKRQRSESNTSIPQPELLNPENSGSAGSFKSETRSRSPRGYAKSKRKTSPNANIVNYNIINGTGINIGPKVTYVSKVTHQYGENRKTNSEGFPQKPKFKPMPHDVMEISKSKKEISRDDMLVIKSHIGYGWRDVARKLGYSEGQVEQFEENYKDNGIAEVVYKLLLDWKQAKAEDAQLGQLISIIWSCREYDCAEQLADSYNKPA; the protein is encoded by the exons ATGTCCGGAATCACAGCTCTGGCGCGCCGGCTACAATGTCTGACTACAGATGCAAGACCGGATCCACCGAGAATTATTGcagaagaaaatttaaatgtgCCACCTACAGAGATTAAACAAAAATCAGTACCAGCAACTCCTGAACCCGATGATACAAGAAACAGTACGCCAGAAGTTAAAAGACAAAGATCTGAATCGAATACATCGATACCTCAACCTGAGCTTCTAAATCCAGAAAACTCTGGTTCTGCTGGAAGTTTCAAATCGGAAACAAGATCTAGGAGTCCTCGAGGCTATGCCAAATCGAAACGCAAAACAT caCCCAATGCAAATATtgtgaattataatataattaatggAACTGGAATCAACATTGGTCCCAAGGTGACTTATGTTTCGAAGGTGACTCATCAGTATGGGGAAAATAGGAAAACAAATTCTGAAGGGTTTCCTCAAAAACCAAAGTTTAAACCAATGCCACATGATGTCATGGAAATTAGTaagagtaaaaaagaaattagcaGAGATGATATGCTTGTAATAAAATCACATATTGGATACGGGTGGCGTGACGTAGCAAGAAAATTAGGCTATTCAGAGGGGCAAGTTGaacaatttgaagaaaattataaagacAACGGCATTGCCGAG GTCGTCTATAAACTACTTCTCGACTGGAAACAAGCTAAGGCAGAAGACGCTCAGTTGGGTCAGTTGATTTCTATAATTTGGTCATGTCGAGAGTACGATTGTGCTGAACAATTAGCAGATTCCTACAACAAACCTGCTTAA
- the LOC107219391 gene encoding deoxynucleoside kinase isoform X3, which produces MSASPNKNCKRLFTVCIEGNIGSGKTTFLNNFKANDNMLVLQEPVELWRDVGGTNLLEKMYKDPVRYGCLFQSYVQLTMLQLHTQKTNLPFKVMERSVYSARCFIENMKRTKMLEKVEIDILEQWHEWCIQRADIQTDLIVYLRTSPEVVYERMRTRARKEEDCVSLEYLRQVHDVHDDWLYNRSLFSVPAPVMVLDANKSVSEMMAEFEKCRRSIFENRDKLIMENKNMQKRRNVEPMSPLSPTKISVGSV; this is translated from the exons ATGAGTGCTTCACCCAATAAAAACTGCAAGCGGCTTTTCACGGTGTGTATAGAAGGCAATATCGGTAGTGGAAAAACcacatttttgaataatttcaaagcaaATGATAATATGCTGGTTCTCCAAGAACCAGTGGAACTTTGGCGCGACGTTGGTGGAACTAATTTGTTG gaaaaaatgtataaggATCCTGTTAGGTACGGTTGCCTATTCCAATCTTACGTTCAACTGACAATGCTTCAACTGCATACTCAGAAAACTAATCTACCTTTTAAAGTTATGGAAAGATCTGTATATAGCGCTCGCTGCTTCATTGAGAATATGAAACGTACCAAAATGTTGGAAAAGGTGGAAATAGATATTCTGGAACAGTGGCACGAATGGTGTATCCAGCGTGCTGACATTCAAACAGACTTGATAG TGTACTTACGAACATCTCCAGAAGTAGTTTATGAGCGGATGCGAACTCGGGCTCGTAAAGAAGAAGATTGCGTGTCATTAGAGTATTTACGACAAGTTCATGATGTACACGACGACTGGCTTTATAATCGGTCTCTATTTTCCGTACCTGCCCCAGTGATGGTTCTGGATGCAAACAAAAGTGTAAGTGAGATGATggcagaatttgaaaaatgcagACGCAGTATATTTGAAAACAGAGACAAATTAATcatggaaaacaaaaatatgcaAAAGAGAAGAAACGTCGAACCTATGTCGCCATTGTCACctacaaaaatttcagttgGTAGCGTCtag
- the LOC107219391 gene encoding deoxynucleoside kinase isoform X2 produces MRNVGKLFARMSASPNKNCKRLFTVCIEGNIGSGKTTFLNNFKANDNMLVLQEPVELWRDVGGTNLLEKMYKDPVRYGCLFQSYVQLTMLQLHTQKTNLPFKVMERSVYSARCFIENMKRTKMLEKVEIDILEQWHEWCIQRADIQTDLIVYLRTSPEVVYERMRTRARKEEDCVSLEYLRQVHDVHDDWLYNRSLFSVPAPVMVLDANKSVSEMMAEFEKCRRSIFENRDKLIMENKNMQKRRNVEPMSPLSPTKISVGSV; encoded by the exons ATGCGTAATGTAG GGAAACTTTTTGCAAGAATGAGTGCTTCACCCAATAAAAACTGCAAGCGGCTTTTCACGGTGTGTATAGAAGGCAATATCGGTAGTGGAAAAACcacatttttgaataatttcaaagcaaATGATAATATGCTGGTTCTCCAAGAACCAGTGGAACTTTGGCGCGACGTTGGTGGAACTAATTTGTTG gaaaaaatgtataaggATCCTGTTAGGTACGGTTGCCTATTCCAATCTTACGTTCAACTGACAATGCTTCAACTGCATACTCAGAAAACTAATCTACCTTTTAAAGTTATGGAAAGATCTGTATATAGCGCTCGCTGCTTCATTGAGAATATGAAACGTACCAAAATGTTGGAAAAGGTGGAAATAGATATTCTGGAACAGTGGCACGAATGGTGTATCCAGCGTGCTGACATTCAAACAGACTTGATAG TGTACTTACGAACATCTCCAGAAGTAGTTTATGAGCGGATGCGAACTCGGGCTCGTAAAGAAGAAGATTGCGTGTCATTAGAGTATTTACGACAAGTTCATGATGTACACGACGACTGGCTTTATAATCGGTCTCTATTTTCCGTACCTGCCCCAGTGATGGTTCTGGATGCAAACAAAAGTGTAAGTGAGATGATggcagaatttgaaaaatgcagACGCAGTATATTTGAAAACAGAGACAAATTAATcatggaaaacaaaaatatgcaAAAGAGAAGAAACGTCGAACCTATGTCGCCATTGTCACctacaaaaatttcagttgGTAGCGTCtag